Genomic segment of Rattus norvegicus strain BN/NHsdMcwi chromosome 7, GRCr8, whole genome shotgun sequence:
TTTATACTTTAGCTATACTGGTATTGGATGCTTTTGACGGCCGTGGGAGACATTCGTTTGATGCAGAAATTGGACTAGACAGACAGTGGCGGCCCAAGTGTTCTCATTCACCCCGGGCAGTTCAAATCTGTTTGCAGACACTAGCGACTTCTCTCTAACAGATCTCCGTGGGTCTCTTTTCTTTACAGATCGCTGACTTTGGGCTTTCCAACCTGTACCAGAAGGACAAGTTCTTGCAAACATTTTGTGGGAGCCCACTCTATGCATCACCCGAGATTGTCAATGGCAGGCCTTACCGGGGGCCAGAGGTGAGCAGACTGCTGATGTAGGGGATCAGAGAGCTAcagggacaaggaggaggaggggggcaaGAACTAGATCTTGGGAAGTTCTTAAAACCCCCAAAGGCCAAAGAAAACTTGCCTGCATTTGATTTATAGGAACATTAATATAGAGACCAGGGAGAAGATGTGCGAAGCCTTAGTAAGCCTTGGAGAACAGGAGATAAAGATGTCTGTTTCTATGACAGGGCAGCTTAggattctctccctcccccctctctctccctcctccccctccctctctcccttcttccctcccttccttctttcctccctccctccctccctccttccttccttccttcctcccattcctctctattcccctccctccctcctttctttctttctttctttctttctttctttctttcttttttcttttcttttttcggagctgggggccgaacccagggccttgcgcttgctaggcaagtgctctaccactgagctaaatccccaaccccactttctttctttctttctttctttctttctttctttctttctttctttcttccttccttccttccttccttccttcctttctttcttccttttttggtttAGAATTTTCAAAGGTAAGACTTTAGAAATGATTGAGATCATCTGACAATAACTGAGATCAACTCAGTAAAGGGCAAGCTATGTGCCCTGTAtatgtcacacatacacacacatacacacatacatgcacacatgagtgcacatatacacacatggacacacatacatacatacatacatacatacatgcacacacatgcatatacacaaatatctacacacatgcacacacatgcacacatatgcacacaatatgcacacacacatatacacaaacatgcacacatgcatgcacatacacacactcgtacacacacacacacacacacacacagaggtcttCTGTCAGtcaattattttgttgttaacaTAGGATTTGTAATGATCACACATCATCTTGTTTTTATGCATATactattatattttttaataatttcccTGGCTTTAGGCACTTAATTTCCCCCTATTTTATCAAAATAAGCAGAATAAGCAAAACTCTTATCAGTGTATATCTCCTTTGCCCATATTTGTGATGGTGTTTATATTTAAGAGAATAAATTTTTACGACATCCTCTCTTTTATGACAAATGTGTTCCATTATAGGCCATAGAGAGTTTCCACAGCCAGTGCTATACATCTGTCCTAGTTCATTTTATATggtaatatatgtaaatatattatatttataatgaaCACCATTGGCCGAAAGCAGCCTGGAGCAGGAGAGGGTTTACTTTATCTTACAGCTCACCGTCTACAGAGAGGGGAATCAGGGCAggacctcaaggcaggaaccaggcggcaggagctgaggcagagactGTGGAGGATCACTGTTATGGAAGACTTGGGCTCACTTAGCCTGAGTCCATATAGAACCCAGGCCACTTTCCAAGGCTTGGCACTGTTGCCAGCGTCAAACCCTCCCATGTCACTTTAACCAGGAAAATGCCCATAGAGTcatctacaggccaatctgaagGAGACTTTTTCTCACCTGAAGTTCCCTCTTTCTGGGTGaccttgtgtcaaattgacaaaacaaacaagcaaacaaacaaacacccaaaacTAACTGTAAAACTATGAGTTAGGAACTGCTCTCTTAAAAGAAGAACTTCTCCTTCTAGGAGTTCATCTACCCCTTCCCCTTTGAATAGAAGCTGCTTGGTGGGTAGAAGTGTTTCCTTCCAAATATTTATCCAACTGAGAGTGTTTTGGTGGCAGGGCTGGGACAAAGGGAAGGGGGCCTGGAGTCACTAACAACTACAGTAAAGAGAAGACCTTCGAAAGCTAAGATATAAGAGATGAGCTTAGGGATTGACCTGGAAAAATGTTAGAATCCGCCCTATAAGTTATCGTCGAATGCCCCTCTGGTCTTCGGTGGTTAGTGTCTAGGGTCGCACTCTGGCGTTCAGGTCTACTCAGCAAACACACTTCATTTGGCCTCGTCCATctccataaaaaaacaaaacaacaaacaaacaaacaaacaaacaaacaaaaaacactgaaCAAACGTCTAATAGCTGGGAGACTCCACAGGCAAGTCATATCACTGACTTCTCTGTAGAAGCGCTGGTGCTACAAGGATGAAGAAACTGCCTGCCTGAGATAGGCGAATGCACTCTGCCGTTTGTCTCTGTCCCCAACTTTCCTTGTCCACACCCCAAGATCTTTCAgcttttgtctctgtatttcttatcTGCCCAGCACTGGTAGGATTTGACTTTGAAACCCCTGAGCCTTCTGAGGAGGTGAAGGAAGGACCTGGTTCTTGTGTTAGCCAGGAGGCACCCTGCACCTCAGCTCTACCTGCATTTCCTGGAAAGGGCTTTTCTGGGGGAAGAGATTTAGTGATGTTCTCCCCTCCCAACCTCTCTCAGGTGTATTCTCACTTTTCAAATTGAGCTGGAAGTAATTCAAACTCTACCTGTCTCATGGGATCATTCTGAGGCCCTGGGGCAGTAAGCACGTCAGAGTGCTCTGAAATAGGGTAGACTTGCGTTGTCCATTGTGAGGCTGTTGGGGGATCTGCCTTCCAGGTTCAGATACCTGGGAGCGCTATGGGTAGATGATTACACACGACAATGTCAGTGGTTTGGAAAGCATCTGCGGTCTGTATACTCTCTCCTAAATGTCCTGTCTCTCTGCTCCAGGTGGACAGCTGGGCCCTGGGCGTCTTGCTTTACACTCTCATTTATGGAACAATGCCCTTCGATGGCTTTGATCACAAAAACCTCATCCGACAGATCAGCAGTGGAGAGTACCGGGAGCCCACACAACCCTCAGGTGCGTGTCCGATGAGGTTGGGGGTCGATGGGAGAAGGCTTGGTTTGTCTGCCCCAGCTCACATTAGATTTACAAGGCATCACCTACTCCTCCTCACTTCTCTCTTCAGCTCTTGGAAAGCTGGTGAGATGATCTCCAGGACAGACAAAAGCCTCTCTTGCTTTTATATGCTGCATAAAATGTGGCCAGCCAGCTCTCCGCTATGAACTACAGCTCTGGAAAGGCTTTTTTTCTTCAACGTCCCTCAAACCTCAAACGCAGTAGCCGATGGCTCATGTCGGAATGAAGTTTATCTGCCACACATTTTCTCCTGAAGGTCCACCATGGTCTTCTTACACTCGAGGGCAGTATAGAGAACTTCTGACTGATGTGTGGGGCCAGTTTAAATGGCAGGTGTCTAGCAGGAGGAACACAAGTAGACAGATGGAGAAAGGGCTGCTTATTTCCAGTCTGACAGCCCAGCCAGAGAGCCAGACGTGCCCTCTTCAGTGCTCCGTGCACACAGGATGCTTGCAAAAGAGCTGTGGGATTGACTTGGGGCTTACGAACAAGTTTAGGTAAACTTGACAATGTAGACTAACAGGGGTGGATAGGTAGGtggtagacagatgatagatgatagataaaaaaatagatgatagatagataggtagatagatagatgataaataatagatagatgatagacagacagtaGACTGGTGGTGACCTTTTACTCACTAACCGGTGCAGTAAAATTCCTGGCACATTGTATGAGTCCAGGAAATCCTTACCAAGTGACCAACTGTCATGTCCCTTCGCAGGAGTGATCATTCTGTCCCCATTGCTAGCCTCCACCAGCTCTTATCAGCCTTCCTAAGTGGCTGAGGGGAGAAGGCATCCTCCCAGGATAGGTAAGGTACAGGGAACAGCTTGGTACTGAAAGTCACTTTCTCAGCTGTGAAGCTGGCTCCTGTGGTGGCTTCCTCAGCATTCTTGGAGCTTTTCCCAGATCTTCCcccccccatctctgtctctctctctttctctctgtctctgtctctctttctgtctctctgtctctctctctgtctctctctctgtctctctctctcacacacacacacacaaacacgagagagagagagagagagagagagagagagagagagagagagagggagagggagagggagagggagagggagagggagagggagagggaggagagggagagggagagggagagggagagggagagggagagggagagggagagggagagggagagaggtggttGTGGCCACCTGGAGGGCAGATAAAGATCAGCTCTCAGTTTGGTGGATACCAATAATGATTACATCAGACAACAACAGGAGGTGAACTCACTGGGCGTGGCTCTTGCTGGGCGTGGCTAAGGCCTTGAGAGTGGGGCCAGCCATGGCTGTGGCAGTTTTCCCTGCCCAGGTGTGTCGGGTAAGAGCCATACTGACACAGGTGAGCTCCTCTGTCTCTAGTACTCTGCCTCTGGCACCTTTTCCAAGGGACTGACACCATGTGTTTATGCATACCTACAAGGCTACCGATGAACacctgctttttgttttggtAAGAATGCTATTGACCAAAACAATAGTGAGATTTAGCCTGAATTCTTCCTCTACTACCTGGCCTCTGTACTTGATGCACATCTGGGATGACAGGGAGGTCAGTAGTTCCAGGACATCTTTTTATTTGTGGAAAACCAGATTGTGACTGGAGAGGTAGCACAGAGGATAGATGCTTGCCTTGTAGTCGTGAAAACATGAGTTTGGTCCTAAGAATGCACCGCACGCATCCTAATAACTGAAGCGGTACAGGATCCAGCTGACAGACAgtgcaagaccctgtcttaaaagaaaaggGTTGAGGGAGGCTTAAGGAAGGATTCCTGAAGTTTTTCTGTGGtgtccacatacacacagatgtccATATGCACCAGCAAACACacgtgtgtacttgtgtgtaccATGAAAAGAAGGAAACCTCTGTGTCTCGTGGCTCTGAGCCTTGGTTAGGCGTTTGCTGTACAGTCTAAAGACTTTCTGCTTGAGCACGAAGCTGGGACACTACAAATGGAtcctttgcctttctttctttttgcctgGAGTGAGCACAGCTCTAGGCATTTGTGGAAAGTCACCCCACCGAAAGCTCCCACACAGAGCCTGATTCTCTTTGTCTTTCACCCCTTAGATGCTCGGGGACTCATCCGGTGGATGCTGATGGTGAATCCTGACCGCCGGGCCACCATCGAGGACATCGCCAACCACTGGTGGGTGAACTGGGGCTACAAGAGCAGCGTCTGTGACTGCGATGCCCTTCCCGACTCCGAGTCTCCGCTCTTGGCTCGGATCATTGATTGGCATCACCGCTCCACCGGGCTGCAGGCTGAGGCTGACGCCAAGATGAAGGCCAAGCCCGGGGCCTCGGAGGTTGTGTTGGAGCGGCAACGGTCACTGAAGAAGTCCAAGAAAGAGAACGACTTTCCCCAGTCTGGCCAGGACTCATTGCCTGAAAGCCCATCCAAGCTGAGTTCCAAGAGGCCCAAGGGCATCCTGAAGAAGCGGAGCAACAGTGAACATCGCTCCCACAGCACTGGCTTCATCGAAGGCATCGTGGGCCCCGCCTTACCATCCCCTTTCAAAATGGAGCAAGACTTGTGCCGGACTGCCATCCCCCTCCCCGGCTCCCCCGAGGCGCAGGGAAGCTCAGGGAAGCTCAGCCTCAAACAGTCTGCCACCATGCCCAAGAAAGGCATCTTGAAAAAGACCCAGCAGAGAGAATCTGGTTACTACTCGTCCCCAGAGCGCAGCGAGTCCTCAGAGCTGCTGGACAGTAACAATGTGATCATCAGCAGtggcctctcctcccctcccccagacccAGCCAGGGGAACGTCCCACAGCCTGTCCTGCCGGAGGAAGGGCATCTTGAAACACAGCAGCAGGTACTCGGATGGTGCCACAGACCCTGCCCTCACCGGCCCCGAAATACCCACACTGGAATCCTTGTCGCCTCCCGGTGTCCCCTCCGATGGCATCTCTCGGAGCTACAGTCGCCCGTCCAGTATCATCAGTGACGACAGCGTCCTGTCCAGCGACTCTTTCGACTTGTTAGATCTCCAGGAGAATCGGCCGGCCCGCCAGCGCATCCGCAGCTGCGTCTCTGCGGAAAACTTCCTCCAGCTTCAGGACTTTGAGACTCCCCACAACCGGCCCCGGCCCCAGTACCTGAAGCGGTACCGGAACCGGCTGGCAGACAGTAGCTTCTCCCTTCTTGCTGATATGGACGACGTGACTCAGGTGTATAAGAAGGCTCTGGAGATCTGCAGCAAGCTCAACTAGCCCTCCGAGGCTgggctgggtgggtgggagagcccAAGGGACGAGGGGAACAGAACTCAGCCTGCAGGCTGGTTACCTCTTTGCTGGTCATGGCAACCGACTGGGAAAAGACTAGTAACGTCTGGCCCCCGGCCAGCTTTCGCAGCCTTGAGTCAGCACCTAAAGGGGACGGAAACTGTTCTTTACCAGTTCTGCCAGCCGCCAGTCAGAACATGGGTCCTAACTGGCATTCCCATATGGCATCTCACAGGGAAGGTGGTTGTTGGCCAGCCTGAAACGGGAAGGGGCATTATGGGTAAGGGGGGCGGGTTTCCTAGAAGTCATCTAGGTGTTTCTGGAGGAGGGCAAGAAAGACTGAGACCATCTGCCTTGGGTGAATAGGTTAGCGAGCCTGGTCTGGCTATGTAGGGGCTAGCAAGATGCCAGCGACCTGAGTGTGAATTGGGGATCAACTGGTAATGTCCGCACTGCGGTCTGAATTTAGTGGACCAGGCACACCAGGGAGCAGTGATCGAGTACCAGTAACTGCCAGGGGATCAGGAATGGGGGCAACAGCATGACCTGCCATTGCTAGGACCTGGGACTTAGGTGAAAGCaccctgtttaaaagaaaaaaggctaaCTCTTTCCTGGCACAGCATGACATGTTAATTTGCTCCTGGACTTTGAGTAGAAAGCAAATGCATTGAACTCTGATAGGGGAATAGTCTGGTGGCGGTTAACTTTCTGTTTTCCCGGGAGctgcctcttctcctcctctttcttgccTTCTTCTTTGGTGGGACCTTCTGAAGGTGAGCAGGAAGATACTTGGCAGTGTGAGAGGCCAGGGCTTGGTGCATGACAGGGCAAAAGAGCTGCTGGGGTCTTTGCACAGTTGAATGGACCGCGAGGCAGGCCGGCAAGGGGTGACGTCGCTTTCTTAGATGTCTCAGTATTAACTGGAACCCTGCCTCTTGGCTTCTCACCTACACAAATGATTTAGTTGGACGTGGTTCTATTCAGTCTCCAAGACATCCCTGACTCAGCTGTAGGCCCCATTCACCCACAAGTGTGGAGCCTTAACCATTGACGAGTTGCCTCTGGGGAGCTGGTGTGTAGGTGAAGTACGTGGCTGAGGAAAAGTCTGGTTTGACAGAAGGTCTAGTCTCCTCAGGCTAGTTCTGTCTCGTGGTTTTGATCGTCCTCATTTTGGGAGAGAAAACAAgttccgtccatccatccatccatggaATAAGAGTTGAAAGAGCAGAGTGTTGTGGGGAGGCTTGGGGACGCTTCCTCGGGAACCATCCAGATGGCTctggaggaggcagaaaggaggtGTGTGGGGGCGGCAGGATGCTTAAAAATGTTCCAGCTAGTTATCTAATCTCCGAATACTAAGGTTACAGGTGACATCATCCCCATGGAGGGGACCCTGGGGAcgctgggggtggggcggggtggtTGAAATGGTCTTTCTGGGCTGACCGCGGAATCCACTGGCTCAGTCAAATTGGAATCCTCCTTCTAAGGTGGCTGCCTTctgagagcctctcagaaaaggggtgggggaggatgcaCCTTGGGAAAACCGAAATATGTCACAGCACTGAGGACAGTTGTCAGGGAGATGTTGCTCTCTCCAAGGGAGGAAGCTGTTCCGCATCTCTGGGTTTGGGCCTGCGCTTTCCTTTGGGCTGAGCTGAGCAGGATGTGGTGGGATGCCCTTCGATTCCTTTCCTTTGGTTTCACCTCCTACCTGAACTCTGGCAGGGGCTGAAAGGGAGAAAAATCTACAGGTGGAGAATTGGCCTTGGTAGCGTTGGCTGTAGACTGCAGCCTCCGAATCCTCCGCCTCCCTGCCTCCTTTTGTGAACAGCCCCTGCTGCTACACTGCTGGCCCCTGAGCAGGCAGCTGGTCTCAGGTATACCAGCCATTACTGGCTAATCGGATTTTCCCCCTTGGCCAGCTGATAGTGCTGTTTAGTATTTCCCCACTGTTCAGATGACTTCGTTAGGAAAACCACCCCCTTCCGCTTTCTCTCCTTCTCGATCACCGGGGTCACCCGTGTGTTCTCTTTTGGTGGAACTCTCAAAGACAAGGGATTGGGAAAGGAGAACCAAATGTTTCACAGCCAGAAGAGAGGCTCTGGTTGTCCTCCGTTCCAGGGCTGACACTGAGTCGAGTCCAGGTCTGCCTTGATCTGGAGGTCTCAGGTGCTTGCAGTGGCTGTGAGAGCTGCTTCCCACATGTAGAGGCTGGAGACGTGGCCGAGTGGTTTCTTAAGGGCCCTGCTCAGTTCTGACCCCTGCGTCTAGCTGAGATGCTGACTGTCCCTGCAGGGAAAGAGTTAGAATGGAGAATAAAGCCCTACAGAAGCAGTTTCCCAATGAAGCCCTGTTGCCCCTGTCAGCTAATCCTCAGCCAAAGAAGGGATGCTTGACTCAATTTCCATGGAGTCACCAGTGAGAGACACGGATGACCCCATGGGCAGAGTGGGAGAGTCTCCGTGAGCTCTCCTGGGCCTTCGTTTGCTTCTGGGGCCCTTTCATTGTCTTCGTTTACACGTCTGCCAAAGGGGGTGGAACCGTACTTCGTTTTACAGGTAAATTTCAAGGCACAATCAGTTTTTAAGAAAGTGCTTCAAGACCCTAGGCAACATGACAGTTCTCAGTTCCCTCTGAATTTTAGTCTCTGTTACAGGGCGCTCTTTATCAGATGAGCACGCTGCAGGATGAAATTCAGGCGCCTCATGCCCAGGCCTGCTGTCTTGAGTACAAATGTGAATGGTGGACTGACTGCTTGTTGCCAAACTGGAAATGTTCTGTAGGGGTTTACTGGCATGGTATCATTCctaggaagaagaagagggaaaaaaaagaggaaaaaggaaaaaaaaagaaaagaaaaaaagaaaaaggggcagGAGAGCGAGAGAAACTTgactgcacatttttttttttaaatccatgttgtgacttttatttaatttctatattttttttggtAATAAAAAGTTGACTTTTTAATTTgaatttgtcttttttatttattggtcTGAAAGGCATTTCAA
This window contains:
- the Nuak1 gene encoding NUAK family SNF1-like kinase 1; this translates as MEGAAVSAAGDGPAVETGLPGSPREVVAGATAAPVEPRKPHGVKRHHHKHNLKHRYELQETLGKGTYGKVKRATERFSGRVVAIKSIRKDKIKDELDMVHIRREIEIMSSLNHPHIISIYEVFENKDKIVIIMEYASKGELYDYISERRRLSERETRHFFRQIVSAVHYCHKNGVVHRDLKLENILLDDNCNIKIADFGLSNLYQKDKFLQTFCGSPLYASPEIVNGRPYRGPEVDSWALGVLLYTLIYGTMPFDGFDHKNLIRQISSGEYREPTQPSDARGLIRWMLMVNPDRRATIEDIANHWWVNWGYKSSVCDCDALPDSESPLLARIIDWHHRSTGLQAEADAKMKAKPGASEVVLERQRSLKKSKKENDFPQSGQDSLPESPSKLSSKRPKGILKKRSNSEHRSHSTGFIEGIVGPALPSPFKMEQDLCRTAIPLPGSPEAQGSSGKLSLKQSATMPKKGILKKTQQRESGYYSSPERSESSELLDSNNVIISSGLSSPPPDPARGTSHSLSCRRKGILKHSSRYSDGATDPALTGPEIPTLESLSPPGVPSDGISRSYSRPSSIISDDSVLSSDSFDLLDLQENRPARQRIRSCVSAENFLQLQDFETPHNRPRPQYLKRYRNRLADSSFSLLADMDDVTQVYKKALEICSKLN
- the Nuak1 gene encoding NUAK family SNF1-like kinase 1 isoform X1, which codes for MEYASKGELYDYISERRRLSERETRHFFRQIVSAVHYCHKNGVVHRDLKLENILLDDNCNIKIADFGLSNLYQKDKFLQTFCGSPLYASPEIVNGRPYRGPEVDSWALGVLLYTLIYGTMPFDGFDHKNLIRQISSGEYREPTQPSDARGLIRWMLMVNPDRRATIEDIANHWWVNWGYKSSVCDCDALPDSESPLLARIIDWHHRSTGLQAEADAKMKAKPGASEVVLERQRSLKKSKKENDFPQSGQDSLPESPSKLSSKRPKGILKKRSNSEHRSHSTGFIEGIVGPALPSPFKMEQDLCRTAIPLPGSPEAQGSSGKLSLKQSATMPKKGILKKTQQRESGYYSSPERSESSELLDSNNVIISSGLSSPPPDPARGTSHSLSCRRKGILKHSSRYSDGATDPALTGPEIPTLESLSPPGVPSDGISRSYSRPSSIISDDSVLSSDSFDLLDLQENRPARQRIRSCVSAENFLQLQDFETPHNRPRPQYLKRYRNRLADSSFSLLADMDDVTQVYKKALEICSKLN
- the Nuak1 gene encoding NUAK family SNF1-like kinase 1 isoform X2, with the protein product MLMVNPDRRATIEDIANHWWVNWGYKSSVCDCDALPDSESPLLARIIDWHHRSTGLQAEADAKMKAKPGASEVVLERQRSLKKSKKENDFPQSGQDSLPESPSKLSSKRPKGILKKRSNSEHRSHSTGFIEGIVGPALPSPFKMEQDLCRTAIPLPGSPEAQGSSGKLSLKQSATMPKKGILKKTQQRESGYYSSPERSESSELLDSNNVIISSGLSSPPPDPARGTSHSLSCRRKGILKHSSRYSDGATDPALTGPEIPTLESLSPPGVPSDGISRSYSRPSSIISDDSVLSSDSFDLLDLQENRPARQRIRSCVSAENFLQLQDFETPHNRPRPQYLKRYRNRLADSSFSLLADMDDVTQVYKKALEICSKLN